One genomic segment of Dysosmobacter sp. Marseille-Q4140 includes these proteins:
- a CDS encoding heavy-metal-associated domain-containing protein, which translates to MTVISVPDMMCENCVKRITNALTAAGLKFQVSLETKTVTIDGCDNCVKTALSELEDLGFTPTVA; encoded by the coding sequence ATGACTGTCATTTCCGTCCCCGACATGATGTGCGAGAACTGCGTCAAGCGCATCACCAACGCCCTGACCGCCGCCGGCCTGAAGTTCCAGGTGAGCCTGGAGACCAAGACCGTCACCATCGACGGCTGCGACAACTGCGTCAAGACCGCCCTGAGCGAACTGGAGGACCTGGGCTTCACCCCCACCGTGGCCTGA
- the dpaL gene encoding diaminopropionate ammonia-lyase, translating to MKEQIKWTANRMPKSEDKNLELMSLANVAKARFFHSSFPQYSITPLARLDGMAKYLGLGGLFVKDESFRFGLNAFKVLGGSFAMARYIAKEMGRDVSEMTYDYLTSEAFRREFGHATFFTATDGNHGRGVAWAAHRLGQKAVVHMPKGSSKPRYDNIAKEGAQVTIEEVNYDDCVRMAAAEAAETKHGVVVQDTAWEGYEEIPSWIMQGYGTMAGEAADQLRQMGINRPTHVFVQAGVGSLAGAVVGFFTNLFPNDPPKFVVVEARAADCLYQGALAGDGEPRIVDGDLQTIMAGLACGEPNILSWDILRNHVSAFVSCPDWVSARGMRMLGVPVKGDPTVISGESGAVGMGLLAAIMETDEYKDLRDHLGLDRFSQVLLFSTEGNTDPMKFRKVLWDGEYPTV from the coding sequence ATGAAAGAGCAGATCAAATGGACCGCCAACCGCATGCCCAAGAGCGAGGACAAGAACCTGGAGCTGATGTCTCTGGCCAATGTGGCCAAGGCCCGCTTCTTCCACAGCAGCTTCCCCCAGTACTCCATCACGCCCCTGGCCCGGCTGGACGGCATGGCCAAGTATCTGGGCCTGGGCGGCCTGTTCGTGAAGGACGAGTCCTTCCGCTTCGGCCTCAATGCCTTCAAGGTGCTGGGCGGCTCCTTCGCCATGGCCCGCTACATCGCCAAGGAGATGGGCCGGGACGTCAGCGAGATGACCTATGACTATCTCACCAGCGAGGCTTTCCGCCGGGAGTTCGGCCACGCCACCTTCTTCACCGCCACCGACGGCAACCACGGCCGTGGCGTTGCCTGGGCTGCGCACCGGCTGGGCCAGAAGGCTGTAGTCCACATGCCCAAGGGCAGCAGCAAGCCCCGCTATGACAACATCGCCAAGGAAGGCGCCCAGGTGACCATCGAGGAGGTCAACTACGACGACTGCGTCCGCATGGCTGCCGCCGAGGCCGCCGAGACTAAGCACGGCGTGGTGGTGCAGGACACCGCCTGGGAGGGCTACGAGGAGATCCCCTCCTGGATCATGCAGGGCTACGGCACCATGGCCGGCGAGGCCGCCGATCAGCTGCGGCAGATGGGCATCAACCGCCCCACCCACGTGTTCGTCCAGGCGGGCGTGGGCTCTCTGGCCGGCGCCGTGGTGGGCTTCTTCACCAACCTGTTCCCCAATGATCCCCCCAAGTTCGTGGTGGTGGAGGCCCGGGCGGCGGACTGCCTGTACCAGGGCGCTCTGGCCGGCGACGGCGAGCCCCGCATCGTAGACGGCGATCTGCAGACCATCATGGCGGGCCTCGCCTGCGGCGAGCCCAACATCCTCTCCTGGGACATCCTGCGCAACCACGTCTCCGCCTTCGTCTCCTGCCCCGACTGGGTCAGCGCCCGGGGCATGCGGATGCTGGGCGTGCCTGTCAAGGGCGATCCCACCGTCATCTCCGGCGAGTCCGGCGCCGTGGGCATGGGTCTGCTGGCTGCCATCATGGAGACCGACGAGTACAAGGACCTGCGGGATCACCTGGGCCTGGACCGGTTCAGCCAGGTGCTGCTGTTCTCCACCGAGGGCAACACCGACCCCATGAAGTTCCGCAAGGTACTGTGGGACGGCGAGTATCCCACCGTCTGA
- a CDS encoding G5 domain-containing protein codes for MNRTNLLKKLHHLKRRYGLPLFVAATVVSVSWITMDHANALYILTGAEDSAIILDDASSQVREISSQLVYLSSGQEGYDLTLTSKQTVVVRHNGEVLTTQARSETVSKLLSRLHITPGPLEMVAVDVSGDQVEVTVGSELTYYEEVTEDVPYETIRVANPSMKEGTEQVVQEGANGVRTSIYEIVWSNGQELSRQFVEELDSTVVNEIIEYGTASETAVNVNEGIASVAKNADGSGTLTLTDGTVLSFSGVKSMTATAYTAGHGGADYTTATGTFVRVGTVAVDKSVIPLGTRMYIVSNDGSVVYGLAVAEDTGVRGNIVDLYYETYQECINFGRRGCTVYILE; via the coding sequence TTGAACAGAACAAACCTGCTCAAAAAACTGCATCACCTCAAGCGGCGCTATGGCCTGCCCCTGTTTGTGGCGGCCACGGTGGTGAGCGTCAGCTGGATCACCATGGATCACGCCAACGCTCTGTATATTCTCACCGGCGCCGAGGACTCCGCCATCATTCTCGATGACGCGTCCTCCCAGGTCAGGGAGATCTCCTCCCAGCTGGTCTACTTGTCCAGCGGGCAGGAGGGTTACGATCTGACCCTGACCTCCAAGCAGACGGTGGTGGTCCGCCACAACGGCGAGGTCCTCACCACCCAGGCCCGAAGCGAGACCGTCTCCAAGCTGCTCAGCCGTCTTCACATCACCCCCGGCCCCCTGGAAATGGTGGCCGTGGATGTGTCCGGGGATCAGGTGGAGGTCACCGTGGGCTCCGAACTGACCTACTACGAGGAGGTCACGGAGGATGTGCCCTACGAGACCATCCGGGTGGCCAACCCCTCCATGAAGGAGGGCACGGAACAGGTGGTCCAGGAAGGCGCCAACGGCGTGCGCACCTCCATCTATGAGATCGTCTGGTCCAACGGCCAGGAGCTGTCCCGCCAGTTCGTGGAGGAGCTGGACAGCACTGTGGTCAATGAGATCATAGAGTACGGCACCGCCTCTGAGACTGCTGTCAACGTCAATGAGGGCATCGCCAGCGTGGCAAAAAATGCCGACGGCAGCGGTACCCTGACCCTGACGGACGGCACCGTCCTCTCCTTCTCCGGCGTCAAGTCCATGACCGCCACCGCCTACACCGCCGGACACGGCGGAGCGGACTACACCACCGCTACCGGCACCTTCGTGCGGGTGGGCACCGTGGCCGTGGACAAGAGCGTGATCCCGCTGGGTACCCGGATGTATATCGTCTCCAACGACGGCTCGGTGGTCTACGGCCTGGCCGTGGCCGAGGACACCGGCGTCCGGGGCAACATCGTGGATCTGTACTACGAAACCTATCAGGAGTGCATCAACTTCGGTCGGCGGGGCTGTACCGTCTATATCCTGGAGTGA
- a CDS encoding copper-translocating P-type ATPase → MREERYDISGMHCAACSASVERVTRKLPGVERSDVNLTTGVMTICYDETQVTPEQIVAKVEKAGFGAALKPERRAEAAAAAPAKESSEEAELKRRKTELIVSAVLSAALLYVSMGQMLPFGLPALPLPDIVSMHTHGVNFALVQLLLAVPVLYCGRRFFTGGFKALFHGNPNMDSLVAIGSACSFVYSVVMTFLISDNPGQVHNLYYESAAVVLTLVSLGKFLESRNMQKTKGAITALMRLAPDTAILADTGREVPTSSLQVGDVVLVKPGARIPADGAVTGGESSVNEAMLTGESLPVEKGTGSEVIGGSVNLNGALYVKVTRTGEDSTLARIIRFVEDAQGRKAPISKVADRVAGVFVPVVMSIALIAAVVWAIAGQELPFVLRVFTSVLVIACPCALGLATPTAIMVGTGLGAKHGILIRSGEILEITHSVDTVVLDKTGTVTEGTPAVTEVVPLGGAEAELLEVAAAVEAVSAHPLAAAITAYARENGFVPSVRPEDFENLSGRGLRARLDGAEVLAGNRRLLEEGGVDVSALAEQADRLAAQGQTPMYFARDGRLLGLISVADPVKDTSAAAIAKMKELGIRTVLLTGDNRAAADHIGALVGVDEVIAEVLPEEKAGVVERLQAQGRTVMMVGDGINDAPALTAATVGCAIGSGSDIAIESADIVLMRSDLQDVPRALRLSRLTLRDIKENLFWAFCYNTVGIPIAAGLLVPFGGPLLSPMFAGAAMSLSSVCVVGNALRLGRAKL, encoded by the coding sequence ATGCGGGAAGAGCGCTATGACATCAGCGGCATGCACTGCGCGGCGTGCAGCGCCTCGGTGGAGCGGGTGACCCGGAAGCTGCCCGGCGTGGAGCGCAGCGATGTGAACCTGACCACCGGCGTCATGACCATCTGCTACGATGAAACGCAGGTGACGCCGGAGCAGATCGTGGCCAAGGTGGAGAAGGCCGGCTTCGGCGCCGCCCTGAAGCCGGAGCGGCGGGCGGAGGCGGCGGCCGCGGCCCCTGCCAAAGAAAGCAGCGAGGAGGCGGAGCTGAAGCGGCGGAAAACGGAGCTAATCGTCTCCGCTGTGCTGTCCGCGGCGCTGCTGTACGTGTCCATGGGTCAGATGCTGCCCTTTGGCCTGCCGGCCCTGCCCCTGCCGGACATCGTGTCCATGCACACCCACGGCGTCAACTTCGCCCTGGTGCAGCTGCTGCTGGCAGTGCCGGTGCTCTACTGCGGCCGGCGGTTTTTCACGGGCGGCTTCAAGGCGCTGTTCCACGGCAATCCCAACATGGACTCCCTGGTGGCCATCGGCTCCGCCTGCTCCTTTGTGTACAGCGTGGTGATGACCTTCCTGATCTCCGACAATCCCGGGCAGGTCCACAACCTCTATTACGAGTCCGCCGCCGTGGTGCTGACCCTGGTGTCCCTGGGCAAATTCCTGGAGAGCCGGAACATGCAGAAAACCAAGGGCGCTATCACCGCCCTCATGCGCCTGGCGCCGGACACCGCCATCCTGGCGGACACGGGCCGGGAGGTGCCCACCTCCTCCCTCCAGGTGGGCGACGTGGTGCTGGTGAAGCCCGGCGCCCGGATCCCCGCCGATGGCGCCGTCACCGGCGGCGAGAGCAGCGTCAACGAGGCCATGCTGACCGGCGAGAGCCTGCCGGTGGAAAAGGGAACCGGCAGCGAGGTCATCGGCGGCAGCGTCAACCTCAACGGCGCGCTGTATGTGAAAGTCACCCGCACCGGCGAGGACTCCACCCTTGCCCGGATCATCCGCTTCGTGGAGGACGCCCAGGGCCGTAAGGCCCCCATCTCCAAGGTGGCGGACCGGGTGGCCGGGGTGTTCGTGCCGGTGGTCATGTCCATCGCACTGATCGCCGCCGTGGTCTGGGCCATCGCCGGGCAGGAGCTGCCCTTCGTACTGCGGGTGTTCACCTCCGTGCTGGTGATCGCCTGCCCCTGCGCGTTGGGTCTGGCCACGCCCACCGCCATCATGGTGGGCACGGGACTGGGCGCCAAACACGGCATCCTGATCCGCTCCGGCGAGATCCTGGAGATCACCCACAGCGTGGACACGGTGGTGCTGGACAAGACCGGCACCGTCACCGAGGGTACCCCCGCCGTGACGGAGGTGGTGCCGCTGGGCGGCGCGGAGGCGGAGCTGCTGGAGGTGGCCGCGGCGGTGGAGGCCGTCAGCGCCCACCCGCTGGCCGCCGCCATCACCGCCTACGCCCGGGAGAACGGCTTCGTACCGTCCGTCCGTCCGGAGGACTTTGAGAACCTCTCCGGCCGGGGCCTCCGGGCCCGGCTGGACGGCGCGGAGGTCCTGGCGGGCAACCGCCGCCTCCTGGAGGAGGGCGGCGTGGACGTCTCCGCCCTCGCGGAGCAGGCGGACCGCCTGGCCGCCCAGGGCCAGACCCCCATGTACTTCGCCCGGGACGGACGGCTGCTGGGCCTGATCTCCGTGGCGGACCCGGTGAAGGACACCAGCGCCGCCGCCATTGCCAAGATGAAAGAACTGGGCATCCGCACCGTGCTCCTCACCGGCGACAACCGGGCCGCCGCTGACCACATCGGCGCCCTGGTGGGCGTGGACGAGGTGATTGCCGAGGTGCTGCCGGAGGAGAAGGCCGGAGTGGTGGAGCGGCTCCAGGCCCAGGGCCGCACGGTGATGATGGTGGGCGACGGCATCAACGACGCCCCTGCCCTCACTGCCGCCACCGTGGGCTGCGCCATCGGCAGCGGCAGCGACATCGCCATCGAGTCCGCTGATATCGTGCTGATGCGCTCGGACCTCCAGGACGTGCCCCGGGCCCTGCGGCTGAGCCGTCTGACCCTGCGGGACATCAAGGAGAACCTGTTCTGGGCCTTCTGCTACAACACCGTCGGCATCCCCATCGCGGCGGGGCTGCTGGTCCCCTTCGGCGGCCCCCTGCTCTCCCCCATGTTTGCCGGAGCGGCCATGAGCCTCAGCTCTGTCTGCGTGGTGGGCAACGCCCTGCGGCTGGGCCGGGCCAAGCTGTGA
- a CDS encoding 6-phosphofructokinase: protein MDQQLHRIGILTSGGDAPGMNAAVRAVVRTALDQGISCVGIRRGWNGLIASDFVPLDASSVSHIIDKGGTMLYTARSQEFMTEEGRDKALATCKLLGLDAIVAVGGDGTFRGALALSRQAAARGYGSLRVAGIPATIDNDIGCSHYTIGFDTACNTAVECIDKLRDTMQSHERCSVVEVMGRHAGHLALYVGIAVGATAVLIPERPVDFDADIVEKIRRARLAGTTHYMVVVAEGAGSAAEIGARIHEELGLDPRVTVLGHIQRGGSPTVRDRETASRMGYEAVMALAAGKGNCVIATKDGRIVDLDMEEALQMKKPFPMERYQVLEALTLSGSR, encoded by the coding sequence ATGGATCAGCAACTCCATCGGATCGGAATATTGACCAGCGGTGGCGATGCCCCCGGCATGAACGCCGCCGTCCGGGCCGTGGTGCGGACGGCCCTGGACCAGGGCATCAGCTGCGTGGGCATCCGGCGGGGCTGGAACGGCCTGATTGCCAGCGACTTCGTGCCCCTGGACGCTTCCAGCGTCAGTCATATCATCGACAAGGGCGGCACCATGCTCTACACCGCCCGCAGCCAGGAGTTCATGACGGAAGAGGGCCGGGACAAGGCCCTGGCCACCTGCAAGCTGCTGGGGCTGGACGCCATCGTGGCTGTGGGCGGCGACGGCACCTTCCGGGGGGCCCTGGCCCTGAGCCGCCAGGCCGCCGCCAGAGGGTACGGCAGCCTCCGGGTGGCCGGCATCCCCGCCACCATCGACAACGACATCGGCTGCTCCCACTACACCATCGGCTTCGACACCGCCTGCAACACCGCCGTGGAGTGCATCGACAAGCTGCGGGACACCATGCAGTCCCACGAGCGCTGCTCTGTGGTGGAGGTCATGGGCCGCCATGCAGGACATCTGGCGCTGTATGTGGGCATCGCCGTGGGCGCCACCGCCGTGCTGATCCCGGAGCGGCCCGTGGACTTTGACGCGGACATCGTGGAGAAGATCCGCCGGGCCCGGCTGGCCGGCACCACCCATTACATGGTGGTGGTGGCGGAGGGCGCCGGCAGCGCCGCCGAGATCGGCGCGCGCATCCACGAGGAGCTGGGTCTGGACCCCCGGGTGACCGTGCTGGGCCACATCCAGCGGGGCGGCTCCCCCACCGTCCGGGACCGGGAGACCGCCAGCCGCATGGGCTACGAGGCGGTGATGGCCCTGGCAGCCGGCAAGGGCAACTGCGTCATCGCCACCAAGGACGGCCGGATCGTGGATCTGGACATGGAGGAAGCCCTCCAGATGAAAAAGCCCTTCCCCATGGAGCGCTACCAGGTCCTGGAGGCCCTGACCCTCAGCGGCAGCCGCTGA
- a CDS encoding phosphoenolpyruvate carboxykinase (ATP) translates to MSTKAYYPRTEIGPGKVGFSKTRSIIEAPFYGNNVIKVNTLREAYELAKNSPGTVVTDMPVYRGEEFGLEPDAKVLLFNDGSITGRYAPARRITGKEGVITAALDKILMDAVYDTRWKTMYHAQVYIGLDPEFMVKAHLLIPEGEENLLYNWMLNFQYMSDQYTKMYKASKPIGDGKEPDVYIFSDPQWTGAPGQEAVCDPKCLCYFNTDTNCAAILGMRYFGEHKKGTLTLAWAIANRNGYASCHGGQKEYTLDNGSKYVAAVFGLSGSGKSTLTHAKHDGKYPSIKVLHDDAFIINTDTCASIALEPTYFDKTSDYPVDAPDNKYLLTVQNCSATLDEDGKVVCVTEDIRNGNGRAIKSKLWSPNRVDKIDSPVNAIFWIMKDPTIPPIVKLKGASLASVMGATLATKRSSAERLKEGVDPNALVVEPYANPFRTYPLANDYEKFKKLVAEKNVACYIINTGDFMGKKVQKEDTLGILEAVVEGKAQFKPWGPFEDIEILEWEGFVPDLSDKDYVAQLKARMQDRLNYVTGLESAEGGFNKLPADAADAIRKVVDEANSL, encoded by the coding sequence ATGTCTACCAAAGCCTATTATCCCAGAACCGAGATCGGCCCCGGCAAGGTGGGGTTCTCCAAGACCCGCTCCATCATCGAGGCCCCCTTCTACGGCAACAACGTCATCAAGGTCAACACCCTGCGTGAGGCCTATGAGCTGGCAAAGAACTCCCCCGGCACCGTGGTCACCGACATGCCCGTCTACCGGGGCGAGGAATTCGGCCTGGAGCCGGACGCCAAGGTCCTGCTGTTCAACGACGGCTCCATCACCGGCCGGTACGCCCCTGCCCGTCGGATCACCGGCAAGGAGGGTGTCATTACCGCCGCGCTGGACAAGATCCTCATGGACGCGGTCTACGACACCCGCTGGAAGACCATGTACCACGCCCAGGTCTACATCGGCCTGGACCCGGAGTTCATGGTGAAAGCCCACCTGCTGATCCCCGAGGGGGAGGAGAACCTGCTGTACAACTGGATGCTGAACTTCCAGTACATGTCCGATCAGTACACCAAGATGTACAAGGCCTCCAAGCCCATCGGCGACGGCAAGGAGCCCGACGTGTACATCTTCTCCGATCCCCAGTGGACCGGCGCCCCGGGCCAGGAGGCCGTGTGCGACCCCAAGTGCCTGTGCTACTTCAACACCGATACCAACTGCGCCGCCATTCTGGGCATGCGCTACTTCGGCGAGCACAAGAAGGGTACGCTAACGCTAGCCTGGGCCATCGCCAACCGCAACGGCTACGCCTCCTGCCACGGCGGCCAGAAGGAGTACACCCTGGACAACGGCAGCAAGTACGTGGCGGCGGTGTTCGGCCTCAGCGGCTCCGGCAAGTCCACCCTGACCCACGCCAAGCACGACGGTAAGTACCCCTCCATCAAGGTCCTCCACGACGACGCCTTCATCATCAACACCGATACCTGCGCCTCCATCGCCCTGGAGCCCACCTATTTCGATAAGACCTCCGACTATCCCGTGGACGCGCCGGACAACAAGTATCTGCTGACGGTGCAGAACTGTTCCGCCACCCTGGATGAGGACGGCAAGGTCGTCTGCGTCACCGAGGACATCCGCAACGGCAACGGCCGGGCCATCAAGTCCAAGCTGTGGTCCCCCAACCGGGTGGATAAGATCGACTCCCCGGTCAATGCCATCTTCTGGATCATGAAGGATCCCACCATCCCCCCCATCGTCAAGCTCAAGGGCGCCTCCCTGGCCTCCGTCATGGGCGCGACGCTGGCCACCAAGCGCTCCAGCGCCGAGCGGCTGAAGGAGGGCGTGGACCCCAACGCCCTGGTGGTGGAGCCCTACGCCAACCCCTTCCGCACCTATCCCCTGGCCAACGACTATGAGAAGTTCAAGAAGCTGGTGGCGGAGAAGAACGTGGCCTGCTACATCATCAACACCGGCGACTTCATGGGCAAGAAGGTCCAGAAGGAGGACACTCTGGGGATCCTGGAGGCCGTGGTGGAAGGCAAGGCCCAGTTCAAACCCTGGGGCCCCTTCGAGGATATCGAGATCCTGGAGTGGGAGGGCTTTGTGCCGGACCTCAGCGACAAGGACTATGTGGCCCAGCTGAAGGCCCGGATGCAGGACCGGCTGAACTATGTCACCGGTCTGGAGAGCGCCGAGGGCGGCTTCAACAAGCTCCCTGCCGACGCCGCCGACGCCATCCGCAAGGTGGTGGACGAGGCCAACAGCCTGTAA
- the trmD gene encoding tRNA (guanosine(37)-N1)-methyltransferase TrmD: MRIDILTLFPDSVDAMLNVSILGRAQERGHIAIQSHQIRAYTTNKQMQVDDYPYGGGRGAVMQADPLYRCWDHVVTTYGPGRTIFMSPCGRTFTQAVARELKERYDHLILVCGHYEGVDQRFLDECVDEEISMGDFVLTGGEIPAMAVCDAVCRMVPGVLPDEECFQEESHWNGLLEYPQYSRPAVWHDRAVPEILLSGDHGKVAAWRKKESYKRTMARRPDLFARFDESQLTTKAERNILAEAKAEFAAEQEAAPEEV; the protein is encoded by the coding sequence ATGAGAATTGATATCCTGACCCTCTTCCCCGACTCCGTGGACGCCATGCTGAACGTCAGCATCCTGGGCCGGGCCCAGGAGCGGGGCCACATCGCCATCCAGTCCCACCAGATCCGTGCGTATACCACCAACAAGCAGATGCAGGTGGACGACTACCCCTACGGCGGCGGTCGGGGCGCCGTCATGCAGGCGGACCCCCTGTACCGCTGCTGGGACCACGTGGTCACCACCTACGGTCCCGGCCGGACCATTTTCATGTCCCCCTGCGGCCGGACCTTCACCCAGGCGGTGGCCCGGGAGCTGAAAGAGCGCTACGACCACCTGATCCTGGTGTGCGGCCACTACGAGGGCGTGGACCAGCGGTTTTTGGACGAGTGCGTGGACGAGGAGATCTCCATGGGCGACTTCGTCCTCACCGGCGGGGAGATCCCCGCCATGGCAGTGTGCGACGCCGTGTGCCGCATGGTGCCCGGCGTCCTGCCGGACGAGGAGTGCTTCCAGGAGGAGTCCCACTGGAACGGCCTGCTGGAGTACCCCCAGTACTCCCGCCCCGCCGTGTGGCACGACCGGGCGGTGCCGGAGATCCTGCTCTCCGGGGACCACGGCAAGGTGGCTGCCTGGCGGAAGAAGGAGAGCTACAAGCGCACCATGGCCCGGCGGCCGGACCTGTTCGCCCGGTTTGACGAGAGCCAGCTGACCACCAAGGCGGAGCGGAATATCCTGGCCGAGGCCAAGGCGGAATTTGCCGCGGAGCAGGAAGCAGCGCCGGAAGAGGTCTGA
- a CDS encoding metal-sensing transcriptional repressor yields the protein MEHEITAPAEECLCRHKHRQQAEYDALIRRLNRIEGQVRGVRGMVEKDAYCVDILTQVSAIQSALNAFSRELLSSHIHTCVVQDIQSGKLEVVDELVTTIQRMMR from the coding sequence ATGGAACATGAGATCACCGCCCCGGCGGAGGAGTGCCTCTGCCGCCACAAGCACCGCCAGCAGGCGGAATACGACGCCCTGATCCGGCGCCTGAACCGCATCGAGGGCCAGGTCCGGGGCGTCCGGGGCATGGTGGAGAAGGACGCCTACTGCGTGGACATCCTCACCCAGGTGTCCGCCATCCAGTCCGCCCTCAACGCCTTCTCCCGGGAGCTGCTCAGCAGCCACATCCACACCTGCGTGGTGCAGGACATCCAGTCCGGCAAGCTGGAGGTGGTGGACGAGCTGGTGACCACCATCCAGCGCATGATGCGCTGA
- the rsmA gene encoding ribosomal RNA small subunit methyltransferase A yields MNLCDRDEIRALLGRHGFHFSKSMGQNFLIDPAVPAAIAEASGADGSCGVLEIGPGIGPLTAELAQRAGKVVAVELDRTLLPVLAETMAPFPNVEIVPGDVLKLDLNALAAEKFAGLTPMVCANLPYNITTPVLEKLALTDCFRAVTVMIQREVAQRLCASQGSGQGGAFSLFLQYRMETEYLFDVPPEKFLPPPKVTSAVMRCVRRDQPAVTVADEDFFFRCVRGGFLLRRKTLANSLSSALPGISRQQVQQALAECGLPADVRGERLTLEEFARLSEILSKFLI; encoded by the coding sequence ATGAACCTCTGTGACCGCGACGAGATCCGGGCCCTGCTGGGCCGCCACGGATTTCATTTCTCCAAATCCATGGGCCAGAACTTCCTCATCGACCCGGCGGTGCCCGCCGCCATCGCGGAGGCCTCCGGCGCGGACGGGAGCTGCGGCGTGCTGGAGATCGGCCCCGGCATCGGACCCCTGACGGCGGAGCTGGCCCAGCGGGCCGGAAAGGTGGTGGCCGTGGAGCTGGACCGGACGCTGCTGCCAGTGCTGGCGGAGACTATGGCCCCCTTCCCCAACGTGGAGATCGTGCCGGGCGACGTGCTGAAACTGGACCTCAATGCCCTGGCGGCGGAGAAGTTCGCCGGCCTGACCCCCATGGTCTGCGCCAATCTGCCCTATAACATCACCACGCCGGTGCTGGAAAAGCTGGCACTGACAGACTGCTTCCGCGCCGTCACCGTCATGATCCAGCGGGAAGTGGCCCAGCGGCTGTGCGCGTCCCAGGGCTCCGGCCAGGGCGGCGCCTTCTCCTTGTTCCTCCAATACCGGATGGAGACGGAGTACCTCTTTGACGTACCGCCGGAGAAATTCCTGCCGCCGCCCAAGGTGACCTCCGCCGTCATGCGCTGTGTCCGCCGGGACCAGCCCGCCGTGACCGTGGCCGACGAGGACTTCTTCTTCCGCTGCGTCCGGGGCGGCTTCCTGCTGCGGCGCAAGACCCTGGCCAACTCTCTCTCCTCCGCCCTGCCCGGCATCAGCCGCCAGCAGGTCCAGCAGGCCCTGGCGGAGTGCGGCCTTCCCGCCGACGTCCGCGGCGAGCGGCTGACTTTGGAGGAATTTGCACGTCTATCGGAGATTTTGTCAAAATTTTTGATATAA
- the rimM gene encoding 16S rRNA processing protein RimM, with protein sequence MKLEIINVGRIVGAHGIRGEVRVQPRDGDPAFLTQFSTFLLKGQPVSPTANHVHKSLVLMKFPGVDDMNAALDLRDQDLYIRRADAHLPDGECFDDELLGMTVCDAATGEALGELVRVDPYPAHKVYTVRGTREYLIPAVKGAFIQSVDLEQNRMEVHVWEGMASDEN encoded by the coding sequence ATGAAACTGGAAATCATCAACGTCGGCCGCATCGTCGGCGCCCACGGTATCCGGGGCGAGGTCCGGGTCCAGCCCCGGGACGGGGACCCGGCCTTTCTCACGCAGTTTTCCACCTTCCTGCTGAAGGGCCAGCCCGTCTCCCCCACCGCCAACCACGTCCACAAGAGCCTGGTGCTGATGAAGTTCCCCGGTGTGGACGACATGAACGCCGCTCTGGACCTGCGGGACCAGGACCTGTATATCCGCCGCGCCGACGCCCACCTGCCTGACGGCGAGTGCTTCGACGACGAGTTGCTGGGCATGACCGTCTGCGACGCCGCCACCGGCGAAGCGCTGGGCGAGCTGGTGCGGGTGGACCCCTACCCCGCCCACAAGGTCTACACGGTCCGTGGGACCCGGGAATACCTGATCCCGGCGGTGAAGGGGGCCTTCATCCAGTCGGTGGATCTGGAGCAAAACCGCATGGAGGTCCATGTGTGGGAGGGGATGGCGTCCGATGAGAATTGA